The DNA region CTCCACCAACATCCACATCCAGCGATGGCATCGCAACAAACCCCCTTCTCTCAACCCGTAAACCCATCTTGTCAATACCCCCCCTTTGCCGGGAAAAGCGAAAGGGCGTCTTACACAGATGGACCATGTACCTGGTTCCGACCCACGCAAGACTAGATCCTCCGCTGTTGAGCCGAGCGTTAGCGGATCCGGTGGATTGTGTTTGAACGTCCTTAGATGCAGCGGCGCAGGCTTCCGTCTCCTCTGAAGATAGGCGTCCTGCTGCCGCAGCCCGTGATGTCGTCTTCTCGCTGCTTGAAGGCGGCGTTCTTTGGGCAGTCCGGCGCGGGACAGGTAGGTGGCGGGCATGTGGGCGCCGGGCAGTTGCAAgcggctcctcctccaccgcctcctcctcctcctccgccgccgccgccgcctcccccaACGGGTACCCGGAGAGGGATGGAGATGGTGAGGGGCCGGATGACAATGGGCTTGAAGAACCAGAACCCTTCCGTGCTACccgcgaggacggcgagtgTAGCCAAGGCAACGGAGGAGACCTTCATGATGTTGCGGGAGAGTGGcgttggtgatggtgagGAAAAAAACTCTGTCACCGAGTGGCTAgtgagaagagagagaggtacCCGAGGATGGTCGGTTTCacgaagaaaagagagagattTGGTGGTGCTTTGGCCAGCCTATGGAAGGGGAAGACTCGACTATAACAACGATGGCAGACGCAGCTCGTATTTTTTTGAAACCCATCACCCCCAGATACCTCAACAAATTCTCCTGCGTGTGTGATAGCCCCAAGCCCATGACGGGACCCGGTGGTTTCGAGCGGCGCGATACATCGCATACGTCTCTCCCTTGCACAAGGCACTCTCCACAGGGGAACGAGGTCTTTGCACCCGGAGGGATATCTGTCTCTCGCTCAAGGTAGAAACCCCCTCGTGCAACCTGTAGTGCGCGTCAACATCCGTGCCAGCATCGTGCCGCATGTCTGGCCGACGCAGATCCGATGGGAGAGCATGACGCGGACCGGCAGTAGGACGTGACTACGCACCCGTAGTGTATGTTTCTCAGCTCGGTGAAACTCGTGGTTCAAAACTGTCTAGCTCGAGCAACCCTTTACGATTCACGAAGGGGTGTGGCACGTTTCAGTGCCTTGAGGTTTGCCTGTTCCTGGTGTGCTGCTCGCGGGGGTTGTCTATCCCTACGTTCCTCGGTGAGCGTCGTGGGGAAACTGTTGCGCCGACCGTCGCACTCTACGATCGCATGTGGGCTGGGCATCAAATCGTCTGGCTCTTTGAGATTCACGATCATGGTTGTCTAGCGGTGTCTTTGATGCAACCCATGTCCTCTCTCGGCCCGTGTCCCTCCCTCGGCCCGTTGGCTCTTGTCCAACCAAGCTCGTCGTCATGGGCTGCATCACAGGTCCTGATTTGAGTTGTCATCTCGTAGAATATATCCTCAAGCGAATTAGTGTGTTTCTGGAGCTATACGAGGTCTCTTCGGCCGTTGGCATGCCTTGGTTATGAAATTCCCTTGGCTCCCCCCGCAGGCCCTGTGcatattgccttcatcccTGTGTTGCAGCAAACCCATTAGCCCAATACGGGCTACTCCTTCGGGAACATTGCTACGCCACCTAGGCATGGATGGATCCTCTGTCTCAAAGAAATCTGGAGCTAGGCACCACATTGTGTAAGACGGCATAAGTGTCTCAGGTGGGCGAGAGAGGGCTGAGTTGACCTACGACTTGACGGCTTAAGGCGAGACAACATAGAAAACAGTCTTACTACCCCGCACTTTTGCCCAGACACCAGCTGAGATCTTTCTAGGGGACGGGATCTGATGCCAACGGGCCGAGCCGTCGTCCCTTGCAAGAAAGAGGTACTAATCACAAAATCGACTAACACGGTTCAGAAACACATTCGATGAACAGAAGTGAATAGCCGCTTTCAAGGCACGGGGTCTCCCATCTTGGACGTGCGTCATGCAGGGAAGATCATCGTCGAAAAGGTCAAGTCACGAATGTCTGGCCAACTAGGGACGGGTGTTGCCCGTGTTGTGCAACTCGATTCGTGTCTCCATCATGAACTGCACTCTTCTAACTGCGGAACAATCCAGCGCGTGTTATTCCCAACTgcaccccctcctccctccctttctcaCACTATCGTTGCAACCCCATATCCCCAGCTTCTCCCAACCACAATTCATACTGCCAGCTTTCCCTGACGCCCACGACACTCCGTTGTGGGCGACGACTTGCTTGCCACACATATGCCGGGTAGGGGTCTTGGTGAAAGGACCTTCTACCAATCACAGTCGTGGAACGACCCTCCCGCCGTGAAGAGAGAGTTCTTGCCCTGGGTCAGGCAGTAGTCGATATCACTGCCGTAGGGAGATGGGTCGCTGAGAGGGATGCACTGCGGCGCCGGGCAGCTCTGTCGGGCGCAGCTGGGCGTTGGACACGACTGTTGCGGCCCAGTGGTGgtgcctccgccgccgcctcctccaccaccaccaccaccaccgccgcctccgggtCTGATTGTCAAGATCGGGAGGGGCAAGAAGAGGGGTCGGAAGAAGCAGAACAAGGCGTCGGactggccgagaagggcggcaagggcgacgatgccggcggaAGAGACCTTCATTGGGGGCGGCGAAGATGCTTgtcgtgggggggggggatgaaaAAGGCTtcaagaagagagagacggagatgTCGTCAAACACCGGGACGGTTTAGACAAGACGGTAAAGAGGTTGTAGATTTAGGAGTAGACAGACGAGACTGGAAAACTCAAGAACATCATACTTGAGAGGAATTCCTTTCGGCCGACCTCTGGAGGTCATGGGATGATATACCTCCAGCAAGGTTTTATGAGCTATTACCGGTAGGGGCAGTGGCGGCCGTCCTTGATCGCTTCACATACCTTGGATTATTCCGCCCTTGATCTCCATCCATCCGACATGATACTACCAAGATATCCCAACCCTCCCGAGCTCAACGAGTCATGTTCATGAGACGTACGTACAGTATTCACATCGCCCCTGTCGCCGAGTGACAACCGCGCCGAGATCACTGGTCCCACCCTTGTCTCACTCACGGCTCCTTGGTCGATTACAGCGTTGCGTAAGGGCGGCTCTTGAGAGCCGAAATTTTGGTGAGACATACGATCTCTCGAAACGCTGGGACAAGGCTCCTTGGGTCGACGCTTGGCACCAACCACTCATTCCATAGGCTCTGCACGCGAACGCATCTGGCGACCAGCAGGATTTGTCAACATGGTAGTAGGGACGGGGTACGTAGATGTGTAAGTGACCTGCAAGACCCGTTTCCCAACCATCATGCATACCGTCACATTCCCTACTTCGGCGATTTGTGAGGCGAGCGGGCTCTTGCTTCGAATCGTGCTCCATCGGCGCCTCAATTAACAGGAAAGGGACTCGAAACTTTGCTCCCGTACGGGGAAGGCGAGTGTCTCTCGTTGGATATGGGGCGGCCGAGACAAGCCGGGCAAGGGAGGTTTGTTCACCCTCGTCCGCGAGTGACACAGAAACAAATGCCAAGTAGGCGGCAGTGCCTGCGAGGGAGTTTGCAAATGCCGCGGACCCGATCACCAGAGAACGATGTTGACTTCATCCCCGAGCATGAAGGCCTGAGTTCATGAGTTTAGACAGACAACTCGTTGGAATCTCGTCTTTCTCAATTTTCTTATAAGCAGACAACGAGCCcccatctccctctctctctctccaggCGAACTCTACCATAGGCTTTCATCTCCATTCAGACATCCTCAGCTAATAGCTCCAACATAGCTGGTTCAGCCAACTTCTCACCAACAAGATGGCCCCaacctcctccatcatcttcCTGCTAACCGCCGCAGGCCTCGTTGGCCAGGCGGTTGCCCAGACTACTTATGCCTGCCCTGGCGATGCCGGGAAGACCATCACAACGTAAGAAGCCTCTCTCTCCGAGCCCAGAAAGCATGCATACCTTTCGGGACGACACCGCCCGGACTAACATTCAAAACTTGACAAACtccagcggcggcaaggtATACACCTTGAAGTGCGGCGTCGGAATCGAGGGGAGACCCCTGGAGGGCAATCCTTGTCCGTCGCTCGCCGAGTGCGCCACGCGATGTGCGAGCAACCCCCAGTGCGACCACAGCAGTCTCGACAAGTCTGGGAAGTGCTACTTGAAGGTCAATGACAAGGAGTTCAACCTCGCGACTCTTTCCACCTGGATCTTCAAGGAGCTTGCCCCCAGCACGCCCCAGACGCCtcccggcggcagcaacagcaataCGGGCGCCGGCGGTCCTGGCGCTCAAGTCCccatcggcaccggcggcggcggccagaaCACGGGCAACACGGGCAACACAGGCAACACAGGCAACACGGGAAACACGGGAAACACCGGCAACTCCGGCATCACGAGGCCGCCCACCGGAGAGGAGGGTGACAACTTGGCTTCCTACTCCTGCCCCGGAGACAAAGGGGCGCGCTACAGCACGTAAGTCTAGATGACTTCAGCCAGGGGAGGAAGTGTTGACTGCAGAAGCTGACAatttcctcgtccaggaaCGGCATCGTCTATGAGCTTCATTGTGAGACCGGGCACTCTTTGGGTGCTTGGAGATCCGAGCCGGCCTCTTCTCTCAAGGAGTGTGCAGACATTTGCGCCAGAGACCCCGACTGCTTCAGCAGCGACTTTCACCGGAACAGCTTCTCCTGTGCTCTGAAGAAGGCGCCTGCCCAGCTGGCCGCTTGGGCGTCCGGTGATGCTTGGTGGCCTACTCAGTGCCCCAAGGCTCGGGCTGCTGTGGCCAACAAGGACCCCAAGGTCACGACAGACCTCACCTGCCCCGGAAGTGAGTGTGGCCCATCCATGCAGAGGCTTTGCCTCATATCTCTACCCGAGTAGTTGTTCCTGACGTGATTCTTCCCTCTGGCAGACGACGGAAAGATCTTTGAGGGATCCGACGGCACCTGGTTCTACCTCCAATGCTGCACCGACACCGATGCTGCCGTGATCCTCGACTACAAGACGACGACCAGCCAGAAGGAGTGCTCCGAGGAGTGcgtcaaggacaagaagtGCAAGAGGTAAGGGTTATCCAACCGATGATGAAGGGTTGATGGGTGTGTTTGTATGCTATACTAACCACGACATCAGCTTCATGTACATCCCGACTCTGGCTCCCTCGACCGCCGCCCAGGCGAACTGCAGACTGTACGCCAACGGCAACTTCTCCAACTCCAAGGCAGAGGGGGCTCACTTCGCCTTCGTCACCGATCCTCCCACTAAGGAGCCCATCATCTCGGACGCCAAGCTGTGCTCGACAGAGTGCCCCGAGGCCGATGGCCAACTCTTTGTGACGCCCACAGGCCAGGTAAGCACACATACATAACCTGGCATCACGAGCCGCGATGTGACCTTCCGGCAGGAGACGAGTTGAGTCACCGGCTgacctctcctcctcccccccctctcagAACTACCAGATCTCGTGCAAGAAGCGCCACGGCACCTCGTACCTCAAGATCGACCGCCGCGGCTCCTTCGAGGCCTGTATGACGGCCTGCGCCGCCATGCCCGCCTGCCACAGCGCCGAGTTCGAGCCGCGCACCAAGAAGTGCTTCTACAGCAACAACCACAACGCGcccgccatcgacgccgaggccttCGTCAGCGCCCACTCGCTCGGCTGCTCCGGCGCCTGCTCCGGCTGCAAGAAGGGCTGcgaccgcctcggcgccgacccgatgccggccgacgccgccgcctgcgaCGCCGACCACGGCAAGgtcctcgcggccgccggcgaggactTCCGGCTGCAGTGCGCCCACTGCTTCTACAGCAACGGCGTCTGGACCGCCGCGGGCGCCAAGAACCTCGCCGAGTGCGCCACGGCGtgcgccggcgacgagcagTGCCACGCCGCGAACTggctcgttgccgccggcaagTGTACGCACCATGGCCCCGCGCGAAACGGCGGGCAGAAGCCCTCCTTCGGCCAGTCCGAGGAATGCCACGCCATCGTGCCCCTCGATCGCAGCTGCGCCGACACCAGCACgctccagcagcagtagACGGCCGACGGGGGCCATGGGACTTTGCCCGACCCGGCCTAGAGACATACACGGGGATCATGGCTTCCTTGCTTGCTCGGCCGAGGGCAGACAAAGTTTGTGTGCCTCTCAAAACGCCTCACGGAGAATAACTCGCCTCCGTGATGTTCAGGGTCTCTTTTCAATTTCACAACAGTCATTGTAAGGACGGAAACCCATCCTGAAGCGGGGGGGAGTTGAAGATAGCCTTGTAAAAGTAGTTTGAACCCAGACCGAGAATCCATGCTTGATCAGAAAAGCCATCGACTGACAAAAGGCATTTACGTTATCGTTTTCCCACCTGTTACGTGTGTGTGCTGATACACAAAACGAAGACCCCGTGGCAAGTGGGTTCCTTTGTGTAAAGAGAGTTTATCGGCTAAGTACTCGGCTGAATGAATATCAGTTTACTTTATTTTGTTTTTGATCTTTCCGCATTTGCCATAGGTTCTTCCGGAGAttcctggtcctggtcccGGTCCTCACTGACCTTGTATTACTATCAGTAATCGAACGCTGTCAAAAGAAGCATCGTCGTATGGTGAGACAtgacaccaccatcaccaccatcaccactaccaccacatCACCAATGCCGTGTCTCATCGCGCGTGCCAAGTGCCTAGTAGCACCTTCGTTGAGCACGCCATTCTGCTGTCCTACAACGCGAGAAGACAAACCCAACGTCACTGGTCCGTatcctttctttttcccgCCAAAAGACCCGGTGGCTTGTCTTCTGCGAGTGGTGAGAGTGATTTGACCACCGACATTACGATTTCTCGTCCAGCGCGCTAAAACCGAGCTACCAGGACAATTTTGGATAGAATTATGACTGTACAGTTAAGTTGTATACGTGAGCAATCCACCAATGAGAATCACCAAGACTTGACGGGCCACtcggagatggagagaagTTGCCCCCCATCGTAAACTGTATTGCCCACAGAATAAGAATGGGTCTTGTTCATTTTGTTCGAATTAGGAATACAATTCTGCTGCTTCAGCCTAAGGGGCCTCGCAGCACTTTGTTTTACAAGCTGGCTGTTGTTGTGATGTTCTGTTATGATTGTTGCCATCGTCAacgccatccatccatccatccatcaatccctccctccccgacCTTGCAACCGAGTGACCTGACTCTAGTTGCTGCATTTCGATCCCACTTCCCCCCCGCTGGCGTCGTTTGAGAGGACTCCGGTGGTCTTGGCTTGTATGCACGCGTTCTTGAATTCCTTGCCGCCAAACCCAGAGACGTATCGCATCCGGCCCCCATCCTTCGGTGCAATTGTCGCACAAACCTAATCCCCGGAATAAGTAACATGAAAGCTTAAATTGAAACGGGGGGAGATAGGACATGTCCCGAAAttgggggagagaggggtaACTTACATGCCACAGCATTGTGGTATTGACGCTTTCCGGACTGTCCTTCTCAAAGATTTTCATTGTCGTCCGGTAGATTTCGCATGCCTTGTCAGTCAGGTCTTTGTGGGAGGCATTGTTCAACACGCAGTAGCACTTTGCGTGTTCGTTTGCGAGAGCACTATTCGCTGTTAGAGGCTCCGCTCTCCCAAAGAGCGAGGGTTGGGTCGAGGGCAGACTTACAATGGAAAGGTGACGAGTGCCAATGAGAGGTAGAAGTACAGCAGTCTCAGCAACATTGTTATCACTCTTAAGGACCCGGCCTTTGGTTtgatgagagagaggcaagTCTTGTGAGAGCGAGGGCGATGAGAGTCTGGAACGTcgaagagaaaaaaagggctGAATCCCACGAGTGATGGACGCCCTCTTAACTGCCGTCATGCTGGTCACGGACGGCAGGCCTGAGCCATACTTATCTGTCTATTCCACGTTCCCTCGAGTGCGCGTACGGGCCCATTCCAGGCCGTGGCTGGGTTTGATTGCAATCTCCATAGCTGTACGCAGAGTCTCGAAATAGGATGGTCCCTGACGCGGCTGAGTCGACAGGGGAAATAAACTAACGACATGTCGGGATCATGGCTACTCCAAAATTGTCACTCCTGCAGATGCCCCAGCCAGACAGCAAACTGATTCGTGCTCTCGTCGTATTCGACACGCCACCCCCGACCAATGTTATCGTCGGCATGTGGCCTTACGATGCTACCTCGATCAAGAGACGCGGGGTAAGACGGGAAGATGACCGTTCGTCGTTCGAGAACCTTACGGAAGAGATAGCATTCTTGGTGGGGCGGGCGCGCGGTGcatggccgagctcgacgttgTTGCGCGAGTCAACACGAACCGACTGGGCCGAATAGCCCGCCGATCATAACGCTCCAACTGTTTGATATAGAAGAAATAGAAATATGTCGCACCCAAGTCGCCCTATTACGCCGGTGCCAACATTGATCGACAGGTCACACGACCCAATATGACGATAGCAAGCCCCGACAATTGCTCCGCAGATTGTCTTGATGACATCGGTCTGATCCATAGTCGagcggccgacgacgacgcgtgACACGCCAAGGCAGCTATCCTGCCCACGGGGAATCGTAACGTTTCGATCATGAGCCAACACCAGCCTCGCTTGGCTATCTCCATCAGCTGCCTCCCCAGAAACGGGAATTACTAGAGCAGGCCGTTATAGGTGAGCGATTCAAACATCTTGGCGCGAGAGGAGGATCAAAGCTGGAAAACAAAGCTTAATATTGCTAAAGTCGGAAATGGGATTCGTACGACGCAAACAGACAACCTATTAGCCTAATCTATTCATCCGTAATTTGACTCATAGTTGAATCAAGAGGTAAATATAGGAGATATAAATAAATTCATAAAAAACGAGTGATTTAAATGGGTGATGAAGATAAGTGATGGAAATGAGTGTTGAGAATGAGAAACAAAAATGAGACACAGAAACGAGAAATGGAAAATACCGCCTCAAAACGAAATGTGAAAACAAAATGTGAAAACAAAATGTGAAAACAAAACGTGAAAACAAAACGTGAAGACATGAAATAAGAACAAAAGATAATTTCAATAGGTAAGAGCATTCAGCTGCTTGCTAGATATTAAACAGTCTTGACTTTGAAACCTCAGATCATTAAAAAAATATGAAAAACCGCTGTGAATTACCACAACAACCTGATTATGGAAAAGTTGACTCCTTAGTTTACATGAATTGATGATTTATCCCTTAGAAAAATGATAGCCCCTTTGTGATTTGAACCCCCTTTCCCAGATAGTTGACCATGGTTACCATCTCAGTATACTGTGAATCATACATCCGAAGCAATACGACCTGTTTTGCTGTCAAACTCCTGTGGCAAAGGTTGCTGGCAAGTCAAGCGAAGAGCACTCACATTCCACTCAGGCCGAGTTGTCTTGAACACACCTGTTCAGGGGCTCCTCATTGAAGTCGTGGTTTTTGAACAGGTACGCTCCCCAGCCCTCCCACCCAGTAACGACCTTGTCGTCGGGCAACGTTTTGCAACTGCTGgggtcgatgccgatgcGGAACTTGAACGGCTGCGTGTCGTTACCAAAGGTGACGTTCGTAAGAGCTTGGATGTTGCCGTCGGAGTCCTTCGAGTTCTCGACGCTGCACTTCGTGCCGGGATATAACGGGCCGCTGAGACCGCACTTCACGGCCCCCGCGGGCTCGTCCCAATTGAGCCACAGCCAGTTGTTCTCGGCCCAGTAGTCACTCCAGCAACAGCTGTCGGCTACAGCATAGGTGATGTATGCCGAGGAGGTGAGTAGATGAATGAAAGGGGTAGATCGCATGATGAGAGATTGGGGAGCTTGCAACAGGAGGTCTAGACGGGGCTTGAGGATTGGACTTCTGCGGTGGTGTCTGATTCTTTGTAGATGCTAGACCGCGCAACACGCTGACCGACCCTACCAGCGCCGGAAGAGATGAAGGAAATGGGATGAACAGTTCCGGATGGGGAGCGATCGTAAAAGAATAAGGTTGACCAAGGGACGTTCTAGCTAGAGCCACAGCTGCCAGTTACAGCGATATCATGTCCCAGGGCTTGAGGGAAGATCAATCAACCCCCCTCCTAtctgccccctcccccccttgtaTCCGGCCCTCATCGGAAGAC from Colletotrichum higginsianum IMI 349063 chromosome 4, whole genome shotgun sequence includes:
- a CDS encoding EC43 protein, translating into MLLRLLYFYLSLALVTFPFALANEHAKCYCVLNNASHKDLTDKACEIYRTTMKIFEKDSPESVNTTMLWHVCATIAPKDGGRMRYVSGFGGKEFKNACIQAKTTGVLSNDASGGEVGSKCSN